The stretch of DNA gttgaatcctacagggattgattgatcaagcaactttaattagaggaatgttctagttgagcgaatccatgaatagagttgatacttgcagaaaataaaatggcggtaaagtaaatgactgaaattaaattgcagaattgtaattgggaatgggggaattgctcataaaagtaaattgcagaaattaaagagaatgggtaagatcagaaatgggaagTCCagtgggctcaggagatgttgcattctccggatcaatttcattctcatctcttcctcaatcaatgcactcattgatctccttggcaatcttaagtgattgaacaacaatttcttgtggttcaatctctcaaatcttgatcaatagccaattccttggtcaattgctcatgagaagagatgaagcatggtcactgattataccacatgcatttcccaaatcaagtgttaagagggttatagccacatacccatccacacccaatgtggtccagcatgagaaagcatttctagctgatctcttcattcctctttcaaggttccgaagagatccaagtttgaatagcttattttccaagataactatccaattggatgaagatcgaaagctttcaagtaaaatcaagaggaaagatagaagaagaataatgaaaactagtattgatccataaaattacaacagagctccctaacccaatgaaaagggtttagttgttcatagctctagaaatcaaattcaaagatggagaatacatcctAAAACTAgaagtgcagagaaagtaaaaatacaaagagtagttaTATTTTCTAGCTTTCTGTCCATCCCTAaacaattcaaagctactcctatatatactattcttctcagcttctagttggctcttcaagtcttgggcctttgggtcttgagtttgaagcagttcctttcttcatttgggcttggccttacttgcagagagaaattgtgaagtgggtagagactttagctcaagacgtcaggggtgtttaacatttagcGAAAGTgtaagttcgagaacgttagtgacaattaacattgtcactaacgttccaatgcacCCCTTACCTTCACGTTAAAGTCCACGTTAActgagttaacgtggctcttgccaaccttcgagaacgttagtgacactcaacattgtcactaacgttccagttTGCCCCTTGCTTCATgttaaagctcacgttaactgagttaacgtggcttctagcGTGGctcttgccaaccttcgagaacgttagtgacactcaacattgtcactaacgttccaatgtgcccataggtcacacgttagagttcacgttaactaggttaacgtggcctctaacgtggccactcttagccatcccaacgttagtgataatgttgaatgtcactaacgttggcccattcttcattcctcatcgttagcttccacgttaactaagttaacgggGAAGTTAACAtggctcttgggggttgtgtggttgcttcaacgttagtgataatgttgagtgtcactaacgttgtcgacaactcttcatctcttacgttagctcccacattaaccaagttaacgtgggagttaacgtggtactttgcaccttaggtcaacattagtgacaatgttgagtgtcactaacgttggcttctcttccctctttaacgttagaggccacgttaactaggttaacgtggctcctaatgtggccatttgtgagcaattgccaacgttagtgacaatgttgagtgtcactaacgttggctcaacttttcttctccacgttagtgttcacgttaacttagttaatgtgactCCTTAACgtggcattgatggcttttgagagtgttattggcaatcacttttctccttagccTTGCAAGTTACTCccattctttgcttcctttgtcctgaaatcaagcaataaagtgcatcaaagttctaatccaagCCATGGGGAATGCAATATAAATTTTGTCATtcaaatcatgcaaaatcctcatgaaatcatgtaaaatgcacaatgcatGCTTGAATCAggatgtaaatgattttctacCCAAAaatagcttatttcctaagaaaatgcaatgaaactacctaaaaacagtaacgaaaaggtcagtgaaactggccaaaatgtcCTGCCATCAATGTTccattaaactcattttaaCACCAATCACTTGAATGATCATCCGACTCTAAGAGTAAATTTGATTGGATAatagtatatcaaaattaaactctagtTAAATGGGGCATCAACCCCAACCATTTGGCCTGAATCCATCTCAATTAACCTTAATTTTTGAGGTCAACGCATCAATTTACAGAATTTCTGAAAAACAATGGAGTAGGGAGGAGGCATACCTTGCCAGTAAGAATGACAACCCCAATAGAACTATCATGCCTGGCATCATTGAAAGCACGAATAAGTTCCTTAACTGCATTGGGTCGAAAGGCATTCCTTCTCTCAGGCCTATTAATACTAATTTGCAACCACACTAACCCAAtcataaaaatccaaaataaaatgaacttaAAAAAGTTGAAAGCTGAAACCCAAACCTTGGCTATGCCATCCCCAACAGCCTTCTCGTAGATGATGTCAGTGAACTCCTTGTCAGAGTCAGCATCGGAAGCGATGACCCTCCAAACGACGTCGTGGGAGGGAACATCATCGTGAGCACGTTCGTAGCTATCATTTCGGGAAGTTGAAGAGTTACAGAGGCCAAGTTGGAGTTGGTTGTGGGGATGAAGAGAAGGGTGATCAGATTGAGAAGAGGTACCAATGTGGTTGACTATGGAGGCGAGTCTCCTGGTCACGGTGTCAAGTACAAGCAGGTTCTTCTTCTCTGCCATTGAAGCTTTTTTGTGAGAGATAAAAGTTATGGTTAGTTAGTTATGCACGAATGAAGGGAAGCATAAAGCATTggtgcttttttcttttttcccctaacttttattgaaattaaaggGAGAGAGTAGATTGGAAGATTTCATACCGtatttttggataagataagctGATAAGGGGAAAGAGAGTTACTGTAACGGCACAGTTACTGTTGACTTCGCGCCAGAAAAGAGTGTGTGCTTCTGAAAAgtgaaaacaataaataaataatttctaaGTGAATATATAAGAAATCCATGGCCTATTATATATGTCATGTGAGTTTGGTGTTTAATGTGAAATAATTCAGATAAACacattagtttattaattaattattctgaTATGCAACTTGTTAGAGAGTGAACACGTAAGTTAGCGGAAATTAACTTCGGAGTATTACAGAAGGGGAACTTAGTCTGTCCAATTCGAGTACCaagtttctttcattttaacTCATAATTTTGGAGCCTCTGTTTCATGAAGAGATCCAACTCCAGTGAAAGTTGCTGATTTGCATTTAATCTCATCGTAAAGTTACTAGGGATCATATTCCTGTACAAAactgtgaaaaagaagaaacgcACAGggttaagaaatttaaaattttgaacctCATCATGCTATTCAAGTAGTACGCAAGAAAAATTGGGAATAATATTCTATAAACATACCTGAAGAATTACAAGCAACTTGCTAACAATTCCATTCAAGTAGGGTGTTAAAATATCACGTGTGCAGTTCTCGCTGAAGTTGAGTACTGTTGAAGCGGCATGTGCCTGTATAGATCATATTAATGAAAAGTTTATACTAGAagcttatttaattaaaaaataaggtAGATCCACAAACTGCACTCTTGCATAGCATGTTGATTATTACCAAAGGAATATAATAAAACCAATTGCCATCAAGATATATGAATCTAACATGACAGTGAATTTACTACAACATATAATACAATGTCACTCTTTTATGAGTTTATGCTATATTGAGAATGCAAGAAACTAATATTGTAAATGAAACCTGCACTAGTTATAAAGTTGCATAGCAACAATCAAGACTATACCCAAAGTTCATAAGGAAATTACAtaattttcatttcaattttctACTAATCATTGTGAGATTATCCATGTTCAGTGACAATAAAAACTACACTAGTTATATGCATAATGAAACAATAGTAGtttggaatatatatataaatatatatatatatatattaaaatggtAAAGAGTAGAGTTCTGAAACCAGATTGCTAATGGACACACACGTCAGAATgccaataataaaataattttgctaCTTTTTTGCAACCAATTTTGCTATGCAATGAAACCATACACTTACCATCAAACTGCTTAAAGAGATCATTGCTGTTCTTTGCAACATCTTCCTTTGCTGCAACACAAGCAGAATTGATCTCCATGTCATGTTGCTCATTGCTATTAGAAGCATTACTGTACACAAATGATTGATATTGCATCAGTTGATCACAAAAGTATTAGTTTAAGAGCGGATTACGACTGAATGAATTGGAATTAAACACTcagtaacaaataaaaaatagcagtataaaaaaattcttgaacAGGTTAGTTCTATTTTGATGCAACAAATGAATGAAATCACTAAGTCAAAATCAGAGAATTTGTTCTTGCATTGCCATAAAACTAGCCACTCAAATGGGGGAAAGGAGAAAAAAGTTCATAATATGAAATTTATGGTGAGCAGTAGCATACAATGTTTTCAGACAGGGTAAGTGAGACATCCTCTTTTTGAGAACACTAAGAAAATTGTGGAAGAAAATCTATAGGTTCTTTGGTAAACTTTACTAATATAAATCAGAAATTTCAGCCTCATTGATTTCAGGTTTGATCATTTGCCAACACACCAAACACATAAAATTCCAACCTTTTTATCCAAAAGTACTTATCAAACACTTGCATTAATATAATGCAATGAATCTTGAAAAGAAAGCATGATACTCATGGTGGTACAAAACTTGAGCTATCACTTTCATAGCCATCACCATTAGTAACAACAGAATTGTGGTGAAGACAGGTATTATCCTCATGGCCAAAGCTTGAACTAAATGAAGATCTATTAGTCCTCGCACTTGGTACCACAGATGGTGGCATATCAATGGTCATTTTTTCCACTTGCAGCAAAAATTGCTCTTCCTTAGGCTCCTTCAGAGTTCAGACTTCCACTgcatagaaaagtaaaaaattgaatttgcaTACATCATTTTAGTTTCATTACCTCAGAAACATTTCAACCATTTGGAGTAAAGATTGGAGCTTTCTGAATTTGCAGCATTGAAAATATGACTAAATAAAACCTAGCAATGGAGAATAAAGACAgagaccaaaaagaaaaaggaaaagaaataataataacataataaagaagaagaagaagcatgcATTGAAATTCTGCAGGTTGAGCATTGATCTAAGTAGTTGAAGATCCAGGAGATTAACAAACAAAACTGGACACACATTCCAAGGTATCTCAGCTAGACATAATGCTTGACCATCTTCCCACGTTTCAGATAAGATAGTTCCAGCTCTACAATTATAGCCAAACAAATgagaagatcaagaaaataaaagaaaaaaagatatataaaaagaaaattactgtTCTTCACTCATACCTGATTACACCAACATTTCCAAGTCTCAATGAGTCTTGCCGCACTTTCAACCTGGCCTCTTGTCTCACAGCCTTTGAAACCGATATCAGCAAATCAGATATTATTTTCATCCGCTgcaaaatagaaggaacaaatGTAAATTTGATGCATGATAAAAGGAAAGCTCATTGTTGATACTTGAAGAAGTGTAATCTAATTTGAAGCTGGTGTGAGTGTGAAGAGTCCTCCAATTTATTTGTTTCATTCAAGatagaaattaattaaagtGTAATTATGTGTCACCATAAAAACCACCACCACTACAACAATAACTACTAAACATTGCATGTCTACATGAACCAAACAAAACAAGGCTATAGTATCCTGtcctaaatcaaaattaaatttaaataattaacatttaATCCCCTTTCAGATTTAAATATCTACCTTCCCACAATAATATAAGATgctaatatatactatattcCAGGGAAAATCAAATGTAGCTAGGGCAGAAGCAGAATGTCATGAAAAAGACAAGGATTTATGGATGTGAAGATAATTATAACACAGCTCACATCAACACCTTTCATATATGTATTAAAACTAGCTGATTAGACACTTGTTAATTAGCAAACTCTTAGAATAATATCCATGTCTTAAAAGTACCATTTCCCCCCTAATTACTTGATATAAATAGAACCAAACTTTATAGTTCCTATCCTCAATTACTGATAGAAAGCTTATTGATTGTATCCATTAAACACTTTTTTCTTGTTAGTGACAACACAAGTAATACACAGCATTACACAAGCGTAaatggaagaaagaaagaaagaaaaattacatATGGCATCTTTTTCTGGCCAGCTAATTATCAAAGACTTCTTTCTCTTATATTCCATAACTCCACAAATATTAGACCAAACGATCACCTTTTACTATTTGAATGCTCATTACTTTGAACTATACCCAATCGAAACTGTTGTTTAACTTGTTCACTATACTATTAAGGACTAACATAGAGACCAATCACACTACAAATTGAAACCATTGATAAGTAAAGTTAGCACCCCTATCCCAAAACATTCTTTCACTAGTTTTATGTGTCTTAATTTTTTAGCAACATTAACACCACCTATTGCATTCAGTCACTGTGATTAAGATATCTATATTCACTAGCCGCTCTAAGCTTCAGCCTATCTGCAATGGAGAAAAATCAATGGTGTGAGTAAATACTTACAACTTCAACTGAGCTTAAAGAAATCACATTGCAGAAGAAACTATAAAGTATGAATAAATTGGTGATGAATTTACATATAAAGTTTCGATAGGGCACAAGTTACTTTTTCTAACAAAACTATTCAAGTTAGTGAAATGGAATTGGCATATATCAGTAACTTGAAAATTCTTGCATGTTTGAATTTTAGCCCCACAGATTTTCCTCAGTGCGCTGAAATGAATTTCGATCAATTTCCCCTGAGCCGAAATAAAGGCTTATATCAGTTAAACTTCTCAGCCGTTCAATGCAATCCACAAAGTGCTATATTGAAAGGAATGAGTTCCAGTATATATTTCATTCAGAAACCACTTTGGAAAtataatgaagaagaaaattaaagtatGCTGCCAAGTTGATGAGAGAAAATAGAACAATAATTCCACTTTATTTATAACACATGCATGATAAAAGATATTATATGCAGAAAATTAATGATCATGATTCATTATTTCTAATGGTGGAATCACTTGTTAGTACCATCAATAACATACATTTTACAAAGTGTTTGACTCATAAAAAGATGAGAAACAAAGAATACATCAAAGATCTTGTACTAATTTCAAAACTAAAACTTGATCACACATTTTTATTCACCCATTTTTGTTAATTGTACTAACAGAGTATATCAGAAAAAAACTTGTGCGCCATAGACTGAACAAAAATCTCTCAAAACTTCATTAGTTATTACTAATAATGAATAGCATATAACAAATCAAAACTTGGCATAAAATTAAGTGTGATTAAGAGGGAATACATTAAGTTTTGAATGtatgaaataaaagataaaagatgaTAGTGCTTACAGAGAAAGCAAGTGATCGAAAGCAAGAAGCACTTCTATCTGCAGGGGAAGTGCATTCAGAGTAATCGTTTTCAAGAATAtaccataaaaatatatataggatTAAcaccaaaatgaaaataaaaaataaagatccTAATAAATACgagaattaaaaattgaattattagAAGGTTTAGAAGCTAGCTCTCTTATTGAGGATAAATATACCATAGGCCATCGCTGAACCACATGCAACCAAAAACCACTCAGTTTTTGCTTCAATCTTGAAAGAGTTGTACTATATTGTCCTGATGTTGAAGGACTAACTGCAGAGTCCTGTGAACTACGGCTCCTGTAGCACTTTCACCATAATCAACAAACTCTGAATCagcaaacaaaaattttatgaacaaaattaacaaactacACAGCATTTAATATTATCATTGTTTATGAACAAATATGAACAATATTATGAACAGCAAACAGACATTTTATGAACAAAATTCACAAAGTACACATCATCCAATATTATCAGTGCTTATGAACaagtatgaataaaaaaatgagcAAAATTATGAACAACAAAGTGACTATTTAACAAATTACACATCATTCAATGTTCTCAATTTATCGTACTCACCGGCTGCAGGAGGAAGAGCAGTGGCAGAAACACAAAAGGAGAGCGACAATTTATCGTACTCAATTTATCATACTCACCgacacagagagagagagaatgagagcGCTCGAACAAAGGAGACGGCCAACGAGCTTCCAAACAACAGTGAGGGAGCTTCCAATCAAGGCGACACAGCTTTCTACGATGGCAACGGATCTTCTACGGTGGCGGTGGAGGCTGTGTCTGTGTCGATGGCTGCGGGCGACAAGCTGCAGGGCAAAGAGTTCCAGGGATGAGGGCGAATAGGAGTGTGAATGGTGTTCGAATGGAGTGTGAATATGGGTGGTgataaaattagggttttcaatattttcgacggaaaatttaaattatagacggattttctgtctataataatttaataaaacgcaGCGTTTTGTCTATTTAATTACAGGCGGATTTTCCATCTGTAACAATTTCTCATtgaaaaaagttaatttttctgacagaattatcgacggattctcttttccgtctgtaatttatgctaatccattttttttgtttttcgacaaAAAATTCCTCTGAAATTCCCTCTGTATTTCAGTGGGATAAAATCGGTCGGAAATATCCGTTtgtaataactagttttctagtagtgtGTACGTTgtgtggggattcgtgcaccaagtttttggtgccgttgccggggactgttcgagtttggacaactgacggattatcttgtttcctagatcaggtaatttttttattttatttgagtcttttatt from Arachis duranensis cultivar V14167 chromosome 4, aradu.V14167.gnm2.J7QH, whole genome shotgun sequence encodes:
- the LOC107484688 gene encoding 1,4-dihydroxy-2-naphthoyl-CoA synthase, peroxisomal-like, which gives rise to MAEKKNLLVLDTVTRRLASIVNHIGTSSQSDHPSLHPHNQLQLGLCNSSTSRNDSYERAHDDVPSHDVVWRVIASDADSDKEFTDIIYEKAVGDGIAKISINRPERRNAFRPNAVKELIRAFNDARHDSSIGVVILTGKGTKAFCSGGDQALRTADGYFDNEDI